The Dendropsophus ebraccatus isolate aDenEbr1 chromosome 6, aDenEbr1.pat, whole genome shotgun sequence nucleotide sequence GTGCAGACTGCAGGAAGCACGTGTAAACAATGCCTCCCTTCAGACATCAAGGACATTAGCAAACTAGAACACAGACTTACACCAAAGTTATTTCATGACAAAGGGGCTCAAAATTCTCCATCCCATAGGAAGCCTTTCTATAGGCAAGTTTTTCCCTATTACTTTGTTGAAACTATTTTATTGCCAAATTTCATAATAAAGAGAAAACCCCTGAAAACGTAACCCAATATTAAATAAAAAGTTACACCAAAGTAGAATAGTGCACGTTGCAGCTCTTTATTGACATTGGCAAATTAAAATAGAATAAATTAACAAGTATTTTCTCAAAAAAAGGGTTTTATACAAAAATACTGTCAAAATTTCCTAAAAAGCTTTCAACACAGTAGTATTTTTCCATGAACTAAATTAACTATATTAGCACAGTGTCAAACATTTTTTCGGaggggaaaagagagaaaaaaaaaaaaagcatttgtgAAATGTTTTACACTGATTACATTCCACCCTTATTGTCGTATGTACATGGGTGAAACACAAGTAACACAGggggaacaaaacaaaaaaaagaattaaataaCAGTAGGACTTCTCCTGATCCAGCAAGGCGTGGCCCATATTTGTTAAAAATTCCagttaaaacaacaacaaaaagaaatTAAAGAAATAAAATGGTGCACAGCAATGCATAGATTAACTGAAGCAAGATGGCAGCATTAGTGCAGCGGTAGGCCTGCTGTCAAGGTTCATGCAACCAACAATTCTCTCTGATGTTGATGCAGTCCAAAGAAACAAAGTGAAATGGACTTCTGTCAAAACAGCGTACATGGACGACTTGAGACAGGAGACAAATAAATCTGCTGAAACACCCTATTAGCAGAAATAGTGGCTCAATTAACAAGGCAGACGGGGAGGGAGTCAGGaataaaaagggggaaaaaaatataatatattctGTACAGATTAATAGTGGACTCTGGAAGCAAGATTCGGTGTCCAAGGAGGAATGttcaaagtttttttgttttttttttaattattattattatttttttgataGTTTTCATTCCAGGCCTAACAGCTCACTCTGTTCGGCTGCTGTTTGCAAACAAAGTCTGTCATGAAGTCAAATTCATTCTGTCCCAGCCATAGCTCCGGTAGTTCTTTAATACGATCCAAACCCATTTCTATCACCAAGGACATTAGAACTTCCTCGTCTATGAAGTCAGTGTCTATAACACTAGGAGGCAGCATTGCTGCAGGGACGTGGCTCACTGACGGAGGCATGCCAGTGCTGTGCTTTGGATTGCAGTCTCTGAAATGCTGGTTTGTCCCATTAATCTGATGATTTGCAGGATGCAAGTCCGGCATATAGTGGTTGTGTTGGTAAGGATGATGTGTAAAATATTGGTTGTTGAGCTTCTGGAGCTGCATACTGGCCGTCAGCTGAGCTCCTTGATTTGTAACGTGGGGTCCCATGAACTGTGAATTGTTAAACCTTGCTGCCGATGCTGCCATACTGCCATTCGGATGCCCACCATTTACATTCCCGGCAACCATGGCGTGCCTGATGCCATTATTAGAGTTCATATTCCCCGTGCTGTAGTGCATGTGCTCTCCCATCAGGCTATTAAACGCAAGTTGTTgttgctgttgctgctgctgatgatgaggaTTCGGAAATTGACCCATTGCCATCCGATGAGCAGGGTGGTGGTGAAGCCCATTGGTTCCATCTGGAAACCGACCATGATTCATTGCCATTATATGGTCTGCCATTGCACACCTAGGAAGAGAGCAGGTAAACATAAGAGGCTGTCTGGCAAATAAGAACTCCTGACACCCAGAATCTAAGGCATCTGATCTCTGCGCTTATCTAGGCAATGATGAATTAAAACACAGAGCAAGTGTCACCATCTGCAGAACTGCTCAGACATCACTCTATATACCGCGTACATTCCCATTTGTCTACAAGCCCTTGCTGATCGGAGCTCATTTCCTGCATTATGCACTCCGCTGCTGAtaacatgtatacattacctatcaatTCACTCAATCGCTGGAAAATCATTGCCCAACATGACATTAACAGTAGGACTGCAAACCCCTTGACACAGGAGTGACAAAGGCATGGGCACACCACACATCTCCGCCACTTTACAGCAACACAAAGGGCTTCTTGCAATAATCTCATTTCTAATCATTAAAGGTTACGCACGTAAGTGGGCGATCAGTAAAGTCAGAGCCGTCCCCACGGTGAAATGAGCAGAGATCCCCTTGCAGCCACCATGACAGATAGATTCTATAAATATTGAACTTCCTACAGCaggggatgaggaggaggaaagcAGGCAGGCAGGGGCTCACAACAATGCAAACAAAGGTACGACATCATTAGCAAGTCATGCCCATATGCTGAGGGGCTGCAGCCTGATGTGTTCATTTACAGGGGCCATGACAATCTCCAGGACAAGAAgtggatcagcagcagcagcagcatgcctGCCTCCCCGCCAGCCTCCCTGCCACCATCTCAGACCCATTCCAGCCAGCACACTGCCCACTCTCACAACTTGCTGATAGTAAAGCTTAAATAAACCATCACCAGCTCAACTTTCCTCATTCACATAATGCCAAGGAGAGATCTGTGCAGCCAGACAATAGGTAACCTGAGCCATCAAGCAACTTTTACCATGGAGTGAATTATTTATCAGGGCACTGCCATCTGCCTGCCACCTCCATAGCAGCCAGACAATGAGCCCAGGCAGCCAGCACTTACCCCTGCCAGTGATCCtgaagtgctgctgctgctgctggagaggatcagGGGCTGGATCCCAGCATATAGCACGGTCAGCAGCAGATCCCCTTTGTGTCACCCTGTAATGTGATCCTGTGCCGAGCTGAAGCTTCTCCCCTCACTCCTCGGCGAGAGGCATCGGGACCGGCCAACAATGAACTGTGCTTCTTCTTCCCAGCTTGTTAATATAGGATTGCAGAAGGGAGgagcaagaggggggggggggggaagagagccgAGCAGCCAGGCAGCACAAGGAAAACCTGGAGCAAGGACAAGCACAGCCGGAGCTGGAGCCGATCCAGCAGCCCTGATGCTGCCTCCTCTCCCGGGGACACGTGGGAGCtgcgccgccgccgcccgccgctaGGGGGCTTTATTCCCTCCTCTCTGTACGGGGACAGCAGGGTGAGCAGTGATCGGGCCACAAAGCTACCGGGCTGCcggcacacatacagccagcagccAGGGACTTCATGTCATATACATTATGCAGACGATATACTTCATGTGATACAATATGTATAGACTAGACATTATGtcatacaatactgtaatatatatatatatatatatatatatatatatatatatatatatatatatatatatatatatatatatatcacacacattatGTGATAGTTTTTAGATGATATACTGCATGTGATACTATATGTgatacaaatataatatatatatatatatatatatacacacacacatacatacacacacatacacacacgtaatgaggtataatatgtatactatatactttaTATGATACAATGTGTACGACATACTTTATGGGATacaacactatatacattatgtgaTAAAATATGTATACAATATACTTCATGTGATACAATGCAATGTTTATAATATACTTTCTGTGatactatatgtatataatatactgtgtgataCAATACAGTGTACAATACCATTCAGCCACAGTGTTTTCTAGTTTTCGCTGTAATCATAAAAAAAGCTGCCAACAACAACAAACAATGCAgcttaatggtccttttacacgggacgattatcgttcgtttttgcacgataacggtcgaattcgaacgataatcgtacgtgtaaacgacaAGTGAGAaagcgttcattttgatctttcaacatgttcttaaatcatcgttgatcgttcgcaaaattcgcagatcgttcagtgtaaacattcttttaacgatttcccctatgtgtgagataggcttaagcgatcgcaaaacgatcgcatagcgaattttcggtacgatgtattgttccgtctaaacgctgatcgttataaaaaaaacattgttcattcaaaatcgttaatcatgcgatcgggcgaattatcgcaccgtgtaaaagtaccataaggctaagggtgctcagtattttgcaaccaaaaccagaagtggattgaaaacacagaaaggctatgtccacatattGTTAAAATTGAGTGTATAGTCGTCATTTTACTGCAAATAATTACAGTTATTTTGAAATAGTGGCCGTTGTTTTGacataacggtaattatttgccattagatgACATCCATCCGCTAAATTTCTtacagtgtgtggacatagcctgtgttttcaatccactcctggttttggttgcaaaatactgagcaaaaatactgtgtgggaacatagccaaacactgttTCTGAATACAGCCTGTTTATACAGGCAAAAAGCACAtctagcaaaaaaaagaaaaaagcagacAAAATCTTATTGTAATGAGGAAGCCAAAAACACCAAAATTGgcctgttattttttttctttttataaaaaacGCTGCGGCCAGATGGTAGCTGAGTTAATATGGAAAGATGAAATGCAATACCCACATGACATTATTTTGCTATAACATTTTGTCGGGATGTTTTTCCCTTAGACCTTTATAAGGGGTCTATATGCATATAggcatttttttaagtttttttcccCAATTCTTCAATAGAAGACACAGAATCACATGACATATACTGATCTAAAAACACCTAGAGTAATTTACACTAAAAAGAGAAAATAacagaaaaactgcaaaaaagcagccaaaaacacaaaagaaaagcTGCAAAAccgcattaaaaataaaaaatcagcacCGCAAACAGCACAACAAAATTCCATCGattttaagggtttttttttttttcccccagagtaTTTTTAGCCCATGCTATCACACCCCAAGGTTCTGTTCATACTGCTATGATAGCTTCCATTACAACCAGCCATTATTATGGGAAGAATGTCTCAGCATGCTCTACCCTAGTATTGAAGTCTGTGGGTGACTTCTGAGTAGTGTATGACAAACAAACCCTATACTATGAATTACACAGAAATAaccacattgggggagatttatcaaactgatgtaaagcagaattgtcttagttgcccatagcaaccaatcagattcaaccaatcatttttcaaacaatctgtgaggaaagaaaattggaatctgattggttgctaggggcaactaagacaattctactttacaccagtttaataaatctcccccaatatgagCTCACATTGTCCTATACCCATAAACcactgttccccaacctgtggcccttcagcagttggagaactacaactcccatcacgcccCAATTTTCTTTGGCTGGGTTGTATGAAACTGAGTTATGCAACTGCTGGAGATCCATGGGTTGGGGAACACTGTCCTACACCAGCTAAGCTATTAGCTTATGCATTACAAAAAGCTTCTTTATAAGGCTCTCCATAGGCTAGGAAAGGGTGTGTACACAATGACACCAACAATGTGGATTACCTGTGGATTCACAGAACAATGTACAGATTCAGGTAAAGATTCAGGAATTGTacaaaggaaaaaaggaaacaaCTGCCAGTCTCTATACAATCTGCCTCTGGCAGCGACCACTGCGGCCAATCACAGATACAGTATGAGGAAACATCATTGCTGAAGAACGGGTGTGCAGAGATTGGTAGAGCACTAGATAAGTGTTACTACAGGAGACCTTGGGGAATTGAGCGTTTTCTTACCCTCGTTTCCCACAAAATGGGTACTCTGACAtcgagtaaaaaaaaaacgatgtaaGCACTGACTACTAGAGTCTAGCGAACTATGTCGTCTGAACAAACCTTAGCGTGCTTGAAATTCTCTCAACTATTGATTACTTGTCTGCCCCGGTTTTGAAACCACAAATAATCCATTTGTCTAtgagttattttttttatatttcatgtcTGTAtgtcctggttgagcagttgctcagtaataCAATTCTTAGAAAgggctatatctatctatcttgttagtgatgtccgtgcagccctttatGTGTatctagaaaataataaagttattacttCTCCAGGCTCCCCAGATGGCTTCAGACTTGCCAGCGGTGGCTGCGGTGAGCTGGCAGAAGCCAGGAGGACACTGAAGcctggtaagggccctattacacggaaagattattgttaAATTGCTTGCAATCAAGtcataatctttccgtgtgtcattaattgcatcttttgagctgataaagcaggcatgtccaaagtccggccggagggccatttgcggcccgcgttccgaacttttacggccccccaggtatccagcttgctattatctgcctgtgttttaaatcatatagcatgtagcatgtaaaatggtcggccctcgcacatgttcacttcatcaaatttggcactcttcgaaaaaagtttggacatgcctgtgaTAAAGATACAATAATGTTTcgcaaatctttcggtgtatgtacacattgtttgtAGGTAATTACGAATGTTCATAGGCTAGAGTGTACAAGTGATCGTAAGGAACCACTAACGTTTTGTGTATTCTGTTAAAATAACTACAAAAACTATAGACTATAAAATCTAACTAACTGTTtgcatatttatttatgtatttatttattgaagtTTAAACCTTTAAATGTAAATATTTTgataatatttaaataaaaaacccTGTTCATGCATCTATTAGGATGCACATGAAAAGTAACGGCTGCAAACAGGTCTGGTGGTGTAGATGCCATTTCTGTTTGTTCATGTCAGTAGCTGGGCTCAGTCCACTGAAGGTTATATCTATCTGCAGGTTAACAAAAAAATGCATTCTAGGATGTGTTAATATTTAACCGGAGTCCAGCAGCGTATACTGcccatgtctgtatatataggcctGACAAGAAATGGGAGATTATTGTAACTTGGTTATATTGTGTGTACGCTTCCTGCAAACGTTGTGGCAGCTGATAGCAGGTGGTCGGTATTCTACACAGACCATCTTTAAACaaacataatacatatatacagcatgtgGCTCTGCGGTGTTTGCTTCTTGCTAAGTTTCAGCTTGGCTTCTCTGCAGTATTTCTGGCATGAGGCGTCTGTGCTCTGTAAACAAAATCAGAGTCACAAGTCACCAGGATCCACCTCTTACATACACATTTACTGCCCTTCATCCGGGAGGTGGGAGCCACATAGGTGCCCATCCCCCCAGAGTCACAAACACTGCCTGACATATGGATACTGATTTATTGTTGATGATCAAGTTGGCTAAGTAACAAGGGCATATACTGTCTGCGATATTAACCCTTCACCGCTTATCTTCTGCTGCGTCAGGAAGCTTCTGTGTCATTCTCATTTATTACACAACTTCTTAATGTTTTCATTTGCCAGGGAAGTTTTCCAAATCTTCCTTTGTGCAGTGTCAGCTCTGCACAGTGTCTACACTACAGAAACTGATAAAAAagtattattataatataagTTATTTCGTAGCATAGGCGCTCTACAAAGCCGGTGGTGCACAAAGGAAGGAATGAGTGCATGCATAGGTGCAAGGCACATGGTTTCTCATGTAAATAttcagagagagaaaaaaaaa carries:
- the CITED2 gene encoding cbp/p300-interacting transactivator 2 is translated as MADHIMAMNHGRFPDGTNGLHHHPAHRMAMGQFPNPHHQQQQQQQQLAFNSLMGEHMHYSTGNMNSNNGIRHAMVAGNVNGGHPNGSMAASAARFNNSQFMGPHVTNQGAQLTASMQLQKLNNQYFTHHPYQHNHYMPDLHPANHQINGTNQHFRDCNPKHSTGMPPSVSHVPAAMLPPSVIDTDFIDEEVLMSLVIEMGLDRIKELPELWLGQNEFDFMTDFVCKQQPNRVSC